GGGAAGGTCATACTGCTGACGATGTGAAACTCATTCTGTTGGGACGGAATAAGCGTATCTTCCAAAAAAATCCCACAACGGTTGATAGGGTGGCCACCCTAATTCTTCAAGATATTGATCAAAGACTCTTGGCTTTCCAACCTCCTTGATGCTTTTTTTCGTTTTTGtgtttttgttgttttcttgtctgtaaataacttttatttcgTCTAATATATTCCGGCAGTCCTTCTGCCGTCGttcccctaaaaaaaaaaaagaatcagggTCATACAAGACAGccagaaaaaaagggaaacagAAAATTGTACCAGATAACTACATGAATACTAATACTACAGACTGCAGAGTGTAGACATGGTTTATTTCTTCAGAAGACACTTCATATGAGCAAGAAAAACCACAAGTAGAGCATCACCTACTGTGTACATTAAGGTCAGATTTTTGTAGAGCGTGAGATCTTCAAGCTGCTTGATCCAATTTACATTACCCAAGATAAGTGGAGATCATGTTTAGAAAGATAACTAATATATTATATTCTCAGTCACTTATGCACCAATCGTGTATCTGGAAGTCGTCCAGCCAGACGCACCAATCGTACTTCACCTGTAGAAAGCAGCAGCAACCAAATTTGACGTTTCAGCTACTAAAACCTATAAATTGAGAATGCACGAGTCAATCTCACAAACCTTCCAGGTAAATCTCCTATAATCAGGTCAGGACATCAATCATCCTGGTTGTACCAATATCCACCACATCCAGGAATAGCATATTTCCAAGACCATGGATCCCTCAATAATGGCCCTAAATGTATAACAGAGAGTCAGAATTCCTCGATGTTAATCTGTGATaaataagagagagagaattcCTCTATATAAACAAACTTCAAACATGTAAATCAGGTGAGCACTTACTAAAAGAATTAATAGACTAGAGGGTAACCTGCAAATGgaagtttcaactttcaaggtTATGAGAACAGGTGACTACAATCCGAAAGTGAAGATTATAATAAGTCgtgcattttcatatatatgggCAAAAGGAAGAAACTAGTATCAaaaccacatgcatgcatgccatatATGTAGAACTAAGACTGGAAAGCTTTAAAACAATAACAGAGTAGGTGTAGTAGTGATTAAAATTTGAGTTTCTCAACAGGCAAAAAGTACAGCAAGGTAGTACTACTATCAAGGGAAGGTTGATCGAAAGGGACCTTCTTCAGGATTTCTTGAATGAACATCTGATAACTCTCTGATCTCAAGACTATCAATCCGCTGCCCGAGGCGTTCATACAGAGGCTTCACATTTATAGCTGGGCAGTATTTAATCGTAATATCTTGAAGAAGTGGGTAACGACCATGGCACCCTGCTACTGATTGCAAGCGTCTGCATCCCTCAAGACGGAGGATTCGTAGTGACGGAAGATCTCCCAAACAATCCAATGACTCCAGTTTATTACAGTGATCAATAATTAAGCGCTTGAGTGCATCCAGCTGTCCTGAGACGGAACAAAGCTTCTCACAGCCAAATATTAGTAGCTTCTTGAGGGAATGATTCAGCGCGTCTAGTTGAACAGAATGAAGGTTGTCACACTGACCAATTCCCAGCGACTTGACTGTCGGTGGTAGATGGTTAAGTGTTACCAATCTATGACACCTACCTATGGTTAGACTCTCTAAACATGGCAGAGAATTATTTCTTAGTGATGGAGATTGCTGATCTGGAACAATTGTGGAAGCAAGGTCATTGCAGTGTTCCGACCTGCGTTCCACCTGTATTACACTCTCTGACTCTGTCTTATCCTCTCTCCACATTAGCTGAAGATTTCTGCAATCATGAATAGAAATAGATGTGAGAGATGGTGGAAGTCTAAAGATCTCTTCCAAGCTTTTACATTGCCTTATTGATAGTGACGTTAGATACGGTAACAACTGATCGCTTGGAACTCGAGTTGACTCCCCACTCACATGTCTGTGGCCTATTAGGTTATTACATTTTTCAATGGCCAAATTCTTCAAGGAAACCAAGCATATGAACTCTTCCTCTGGCCAGTACACAAGCACATCACAAGATTCAATTTTCAAATCCACAAGTTGTCCAAACCATTTCCATATCCCAACTGTTGGACGGGATGGGCctaaggggaagaagaaggcgcAGCCACATAACTCCATTTCCGAAAGAGGTGCTTCATAATTCTGATCAAGCTCCAGTCCTGCATTTCCGTCACTGACAGACAGTGTTAGCTTTGATAATGAAGAAAATCTAGACCTCAGAATTAATAAGGATAGCTCTGCCTTTTCTTCAACTAGCTTCAATATCCGAagctttggtgcttttggaaggGATTTCAACATTGGACAGTTCATTATACTAGCACTCTCAAGCAGGGGAAATGTCACTTCTTCTCCTTCCGTCGCCGACCAtctctccaacctctccaaacGATGTAACTGAAGTTCTCTTAGTGCTGGAAAAAAATTGGATGTTGTGTAGCTGCATAGGCTTGCAAGGTTGTCTAAACTTGTGAGACAAAGAACTTTTAGGACATTCAAATGACAGAATTGAGGAAATTCCTCGCACATTGAACAACCAACTAGATAGAGCTCGGCCAAGTTCTGCAGCACACTGAGATCTGTCATCCAAGTTGGAAAACCATTGCCTTTGTAAAATGCTATTCTTAACATCAGGAGCCCATCATGAGGTTTTAGAGCATCTAGTACCTTCTTTTGGCGATCTGGTTCATCAACAAGGTGGTCATTACTCCATTCAAGAGACAAGTGTGTGAGTTTCACTTTATTTTCAATATTGACTGTGCTTGCTTGTGCCTCTGATACATTTTCTAGACCACACAACTCTAATTCACCACAAAGGTTTAAATTCTGCAATTCTCTGACAGTACTGCAACCAGAGATAGCACCAACCACAAAATATGTTAGTGTCTGTAAAGAAGTTAGATGTCCAAGGTCTGGAGGCATGTACTCCAGGTTTTTGCATCCATTAGTATAGAGGTGCCGTAGGCTTGTCATGTACTTCATATCCTTTGGGAGCCGGCGAAGTCTAATGCAATGAGAAACATTCAATGTCTGTAGATGGTACAGTATGGATATGTCCTCTGGAAGTTCTTTGATGTCGCAGTTTTCTGAGAGATTAAGATACCTTAGGTGCTTTAACTTTATCGGTCTAATTGGAAGTTCTTTGATTTCATATAGCTGCAGTCCACGTAGAGAAATGCACTTCGATAAATGATGTATCGATCCATAAGTATTCCATGTTGGATACAATAATGTCCGGAGAGTTGTAGATTGTTTCCTCAGAAAATCATCGAAATGATCTCCAGTTCTATGCCTTGACACGAGCAAGTGGTAAGTCGAACGATTTGACAACAACTCTTTGCGATAGGACCTATCCGTAATAGTTACGCATTCTTTCCCCATAACATATAGAGCAATGTCATGCATAAGATCATGTATCTTGCATGTGGTGGTGTATCGGAGTTGCACCCTGTCTCCATTATTACTGCACACAAGAGGAGTTTGTTTGACATCTTGAAAGAATGACCTCCAAGCTAGTTCCTTGAAAATTTCTTCCCCTGATGTCGTTTCAAAATGATATTTCTCCTCTAGTGGAATGAAGTCATGTGCCATCCATAGTTGAATCAAATTCTCCACATTAATCTCATAATTTTTGGGGAATATGGCACAGAAAGCAAAACATTGCTTCATGTGCGATGGTAGGTCGGCATAGCTAAGCTTTAGTATAGGTAAAATTCCAGTCTTCTCGTTGCAAATGTCACTTTTGGCTATTATATTCTTCCATTCTAGGATGCTGGTCTTGGTACTCAACATAGAACCAAAGGCTTTTGCAGCTAAAGGAGAACCTTGACATCTGTCCACAAACTTCTGAACAATTTCAGATAGCTCATCACTGCCAGCCAAACTGAATGCTCTAGTCTGTATTATTTCCTTCGTATATTCTTCGCCAAGTTTCTCAAGATTATAGGCTTCAACTACACCAGTGATCATAATTCTAGCTACTTGTGAATCACGAGTAGTTGTTAGTATTGCACTACCCTTGCCACCCAGCTTAAGGCAGGTCTTCAATTTTTCCCACTTATCAGCTTCCCGGTTCCATACATCATCCAAGACAATTAGGTACCTCTTCCCACTTATTGCCTCCTGCAGATCCTGCAATGCCTTTTCATGATCCTTCTCTGTGCTATTGCAGATGCTATTTGCAATATTTCCAACATCAAAATCATCTGACACACAACACCACCTCCAGAGTTCGAAATGGTTCTTGATCTCAGGCTCATTGTAAATGAGCTGAACAAAGGTGGTTTTTCCCAGCCCAGCCATTCCAACAATTGGAAGGACCAACAGATCCCTATTGCTGCTAGCATGATTATGCAATATCTTCACAATCTTCTTTTTCTCCTCATCTCTGGATCTTCTTATAATATCCTTCTCAGAGTCAGCCATTATAGAATctgtttgacgccattgattgGATGGTGGAGCTTGCTGCCGGTGTATGAACCCAAAGGAGTTCATCTCTGAGACAAGGACCTCAATGCTCCCCACAATCTTTTGTAGCTTCTTACCCATCTTATTACGAAACATGATAGGGTTATAAGAAGGAAAGAGGCTTACAACGTCCATGCCGAGCATGTTGAACTGCCCCTTCTTCCTTGCGTCGCGCCGGAGGGCTTCGTACTTGAATTCATCAAAGACATCATTTGCCTCATAGGCCACCTTCTTGAGTGCTCTGAGCCAAGCGCTTACTCCAGGTCGAAAAGCTCCCTTCTCCTCCGCATCTTCAATGACATCCAGGATGGCAGGCAGCTTGCGCTCCAGGATCTCGCGCTGCTGCTCCATGCCTTCCATAACCTTGTACTGGTCTAGAAGGTAGCTGGAAACCTTCTCCTTCACCATGGAAACTAGTGGTCCGATAACAACCTCAGCCATTGTTGCGCTCACAACTGACAAGAACACAAGGAAACACTGCAGCAGTGAAGACTTTGGGGTGCACTAGAAAAATATGGACGAGCGCTTCAGAGGAAATAGATGGGAGTGTGCTTGTTGTGATGTGTCCCCAATGATCAGCCACTTAAAATATGGTTCACAGGTAACTATAACACTACAGTACTCTAGATACCTTATTAGCATCTAAATAACCATGTGAGAGCACCTGCTGTCATCCATTTGAACTTAAGAAACATCCAGTAGAACTAAAGTCATTAGTTACTACTTACacctgaaaaaaaaggaaattttgAAGACAtatcttttatattataaaGATAGCTCTAAAAGAAAACACCATGTTCGATGTGAAGGCCTAGAAATTACAACATTActtggagaaaaaaataaaatataaaacattACATCATGATATAACCAAATTATAACGGTGTAGAATGATAGGAACAGTTGTATAAATTTACAATTATATCTATGGAAACACAATATAAGAGTTATATATTAAGCCCAATTCTACTTTTAGTATTTATATTGTATATAGAAtataattgcatatatatagaaACAGGAGGTAAGAGTTGTATACTTGTATATCAAGTCATATTCAACAATTAGCTTGATATGATGCATAGTAAATATATGTTAGAGGTGGTGTCTTGTAAAACATGAATTATTGGTCAATTGAAAACAAGAGGGAATAAAATTCCACCTACTAATCATGTGAGAGCATCTATGCTCATCCATTTGCTCTTAAGAAACTACCTAGTTGTCAAATTGACCTGTCGAGATGCATGTCAAGGCCCATAGAACAAAGGTATTTGAAGACTTTGCTagttttgcagaaaaaaaaagcgagCGATTATTTTTGAAGAGAGCGATTATTGCTCTCTTCGAAACAAATTTTTGTTTATAGGTAAATGAAGGCCCCGGGCATTTGTATTTGTATGCAGATTTGTTATTTCAGCCAAGAGGGGGAACCCACCCAATTTTATTTTAGGCCaattttattttaggacaagaaataaaaaagaatgcAGCCAATGTATGAAAAATAGGACTAACGAATGTCAGTACAGACACACAGCATCTGACCTCAGTGAGAAGCTAGCACGGCGATGCAGTCGGCTGGCACCGTGGAACACTCTGGCGACACATCTTGTCGGCGTCAATAACCCTCCGGCGATGCCTTCCCGTCACGTTGTTTCTGTTATTCCTGATCGGATCCAATGTGTCGTCCTTGTACCCATTTCGTCGAGCACCATGTGGGCACCGGCGTGTAAGCCGCCTCGTCTCCCGCCTCTTGCTTGAATTCTTGGCAGCGacagagggaggagagaggcgaGGGTGCCGACGGCGCAAAGCATGGGAGGTTGACGGACGGCGAGGCTGGCGAGTGGGTAGGCGGCTGCTGATGCAGCGATCCGGCGCCCGCTGGATTGGTGGGGCGAGACGAAAAATGCAGCGGTGGCGCCATTAGTTTGCAGGTTTCAGCGAGCAATTGCCGATGCGAtgcttaatttgatttttttttttttggaaaaagtacaccgaaggtccctcaacttgtcgtcGGATAAAAAATATCactgaaccgcaaaaccagatatacgaGGTCCCTTAATTATACAAAACCGGCCAAGAGTTCCTTCAGTGGTTTTGACAACCGTTTtagtctacgtggcggctgagtaagcgtgggacccacgcgggccccacatgtcagcgtaaTCCACGTcatcccctccctctttctcctcttctatctctcacacacactttcTCCTCTCTAGGCAGCCGGCCGGCGAGTGGGGAAGGAGGTTgccggggcgaggcgggagaagaAGTCCGGCGATGCGGCAACGACGACGGAGGTGGGGCCAGGAGCGAAGGCGGCGAGGGggtcaccaccgccgccacccctgGGGCGCGCGCGAAGCCAGCGGCGAGCACCGACTCCTCGTCAATGGGCCAGAACACATcgagcgactcgcgcggcagtTCGTCGCCAGTGGTGCTCACTACCTTAGCCGCGCCGGGAACGTGAAGCCGCCGGAGCTCACGACGCGGCGGCCAACAATGTCCAGCGTCGGGAAAGCGGCGAACAGCGtcgcgccactgccgccgccgctgttcggcgccgccgcgaagGTACTGTtcgcgagaggaggaggacgaaaCATGCTGCTCCCTGGAGATATCTTCATCTTGATGGGCTGTGTGTCATTgacggcgccgcctcctccctctccccggcgtcggcgtcggcttggcggtggcggcgaggcgggaggaCCGTGTCGGCGTCAGCGCTGGGAGCCGGAGCGGCAGGAGGCAGGGacaggcgcgacggcggcggtgcgccAGGACCAAGCGCCGCTGCTACTGCCGTGCTCCCCCCGTCCTCCTCGCGCTCCCCCCTGGCTACCGCCGCAGCcgccctccccttcttcccccgggcgccggccgccgtcgcgccgcagccgccctccccttctccccccgggcgccggccgccgtcgcgccgctgccgccctccccTTCTCACTGTGGAGGACGTGGATTACGCCCGTGGAGGAgaaagtgtgtgtgagagagagaagaggagaaagagggaggggatgGCGTGGATTACgctgatatgtggggcccacgtgggtcccacgcttaCTTAGCCACCACGTAGTTCAAAACCGGGTTCAAAAACTACTGAAGGACCTTGGGTGACCGggtttgtatagttaagggacctcacatatctggttttgcggttcgagaaCATTTTTTATCCccatgacaagttgagggaccttccgtgtactttttccttttttttatttgtttccgATTGGATTCGGAGGCCCAATTGGATTCTGTACTGTACAGTACATGGCCCATTGCCAAACATGTAATGCTGGCCCAATTATTCCTGCACTTGCTGTTCCCTCCTTTGGCGCAGTAAAAGTTAGCCAAAGAAAAGAAGTGAgtgtagctcaactggttagattGCTTGTAATAGCAGTTCACACAggtttaaattttatatttgataTGTGTGCTCGTATTtacagctaattattttttaagtggCAGGTGACGTTTCCGTTGATAGCGAGGCGTCCGTGACAACTCTGTAAATCTCAAGATATATTGGTACAGTCTTTCAAAAATGCTCATAAGGATAAGGGGTGTGCGATGCATGTGTGCATGTGTTGTGGGCACTGTGTTTGTAAtgtgtttctataaaaaaaagttagcgAAAGATTTATTTGCACCTGTCTGCTTTTGCCTAATTATGTCCTAAGAACTTTATTGAATAAATAGTTCAACGAGATGAATATGGAAAACTTGCCTATCTTGAACAAGACAACTTAATCAAACTGAGCCCACTAACAGAATCGATTatccctaaaaaaaaagaagtaaagaAGAATCGATTAGATACATCAACTTGCAGTTTAAATAACAaaatgagtaaattgcacctacgataaaaaaaatccctgAACTGTATTGTATCAATTCATCCAGcaatcatttttttcttcttttcttttttctagatTTGAGGTATCAAGCAAGCAGGGGATCTGCTGTTCTGTTAGAGATTAACACAACGGATCGAAGCGTCGTAAAGGTTGAACAACGTTGGGGAGAGAGAAAATGAATGTTTGGAAGAGGCAAATATATACGAACCGATCAATGTGCACACAGAAACACTCACAAAAAGCGAATAGTGCATGTTTTGTATGAGATGCGCAAACATGTTGGTAATCGAGAGGAATTTGACATAAAGGCAAATATAAATCTTGCTCATCTTGATATGTTGGACAAAAGCTCCCTATGCTTATTTCTGCACATAACAGTTTTTCAAGTAAACTTACTGCGGAAAAAATGCCTCCGTCCCTCTCCCCTAGCCCCGACACTcacccgcggcggcgacgcccggCGCCACGAAGCTTCCACCCAGTTGATCCCTCGCTCCACATTTCTTCCCCAGTCCTTGAATGTTTCCCCACCAACCAATCTTCTCCAGTCTTCCTCCCTTCCATTCAAAGCTCCCTCTGTCCACCTGAGGAGGGAGAAATCTTCGTAGACTCCCCCCTAGATCCAGGCTGTTCTGAAGCTGGAGAAGAGATCCCCCATGGATCTAACCTCCATCTGCCCGTTTCTGCAACGGATGGGGATCGAGGTAAGGAGACCGGATctatctcaaaatcaatttcaaatcTGCATTCATCCCAGCATATCCCCAAGCAGATCTCCAAGCAGATTTCAAATCCCCCCGCCGGCCCAATGTCTTCTCGGCCTCTTTACTCCGCCGTACTTCGACAAGATGGACATCCACCAGTAGCTCGGCGCCTACCGATTGCAAATCACCTCAATCCCTCAATTCTTGGccgcccaccgcctcctccgtctTCAAGAGTGTTGAGCAGTGGGAAAGTTGTTGATTTGACGAGACGCCATTACCACCCCCCCTCTTTCCCGAAGCTGTGCTACTTCCAAGACTGAGAAAGAGCAGCCATGGCAAGAAGTTAAGCAAAGGTTCTAGTGGAGGAAAGGATCCTCATTCAATTCTCCTAACAACCAAGAGATCATGGCTGCAAGAAAGATCCGATTCCTCAAGCACACAGAAGGTAAATGCTTCCGCTGCCTCCAACCCGGTCATAAAGTTGCAGACTGCAGGGATCCTCTTCGTTGTTGGTTTTGCAGAAGATTTGGTCACCTCTCCTCAGCCTGCAGAGAACGCCGCTATAAATTGCAACAACAAGTGCAGTTTCATCCGCCATCCTAGCAACCATCTCCACCACCAGCGCCACCACTGCTTTCCTCCACAGTGTTCCCTCCTCTCAACAACCATCTGAACACTTCCTCTGCTCCTCCCACCATGGCCTCGGTCCCAAGTGACTTGGCCTCTCGCCCTGACCTGGGTAGCTGCATGGTGGCGGCGACAAGTGAAATGGAACGTCTGAAGCAGCTCTTCACGGCAAGATCGGTGGTGGCCTGGTCTGATGAAGGCCAGAAGGTGGAGATCGGCACATTTGCTGATGACATCCGTTCGGCCTTCCGTATCCATCGCTCCGACATTCAGATCACGAAGTTCTATCCAGAAGACTTCTTCCTCACTTTTGTTAACCATAGCGATCGTGAGGAAGTGCTGCAAGAGCCAAGGCTGGTAACTCGAAGTGGGAGAGTGTATCACTTCAAGCCATGGAATGAAAGGCGCAATGCTGAAGTAATTGATGTTCGCTTCCATGCCCGAGTCTGCATTGAAGGTATCCCAATGCATGCAAGATCAGAAGAAGTGGCGACAAAGATCATTGGCTGCAAGAGTTCAGTCCACTACATAGAAGAGTACTCCCGTCGCCGGAACTACAACCGTACCTTTGATCTTTGGATTTGGAGCTCAGACTTGAGCAGCTCCATCCTGAAGGCTTCAAGTTTCTCTATCACAAGGCCAGACAGTGAAGCAAGAGCCACTGATGTTCCTTTTCCTGAGTTGGAGCCGCCCCGGATGCCGGGCATTCTTCCGCAGTTGTTTCTCCTCTTCCCCAACCTCTCTCACCTGATCTGTTGCCCGTGTCACAGGATCAGAGGGCTTTGCTCTTGCTTGAAAGACACCTGGATCCTATGTTCTATGAGGCCACGATGGGAGGTTCCATCTACTCCCCTGATACTTCCCTGCCTCGTACTGCCTCTCCTGTGTTTGTTCTTTCAGCTGCTGCAGACTCACAGGCGACACCAGTTGAGGTGACCCGGCATGATGTGGAGGAGTTCCTGGCGGAGGTGACCACACCCATCCAGCAGCCACTCCTTCCTGCGCCAGGAACCAAGCCACGCCGCCCATGCTGCAACAAGGTGATTACTCCAATACAAAGGCAACGTGAAAGACTGGCCGTGAAAGCCAGACGCAATACAAAGCTTGATTTAATTGCGCAAGAAATACTTGCAAAGAAATTTGGCGTTCTTGATGATAATAAGCGTCTAGATGACCAAATTAAGAAACTTTACTTGCAGCACTACAAGAAACTGCTCTCCCCAGCAGACATGAAGACAATCACGACACTGGTGGAGAATGGAGGCTGCAAAGGCATTCGGCTGCGTGCCAAGAAGGCGGCATCGGTGGTGCCGATATGAAGCCCCAACCGTGACAGAAGACTGCCGGCCAACTGTTGATGATGTTAAGTAGATGGCTTTTGATGTTTGTAATGCAAATGTGCACCTCTTTGTGTTTCTGCCAAGTTTCTTGGCTGTGTTTCAGAGATGGCCATTTGCATCACAAGTCCTCCCCTGCAGATGGAGTCTCCCCCAGTAGTAATGACTTTTATTCATGTCGCAGTTGAACTGTTTCATCCTCAATTGGAATGTCAGAGGCTTGAACAGCcaagttagaaaaaaaagtgtTAAGCTGTTGGTAGAGCAGATGAATGCTACAATAGTTTGTCTCCAAGAAACAAAGATGAATCaaatctctgatgtggatgttTTGCATACTCTGGGTTCTCGTTTCAAAAACGAATTTGCTTTTCTCCCTGCTGATGGAACCAGAGGAGGAATCCTCCTAGCCTGCAACGATAACTATTTCAGCCTCTCTAATGTTCTCCGGAAGCAGTACAGTCTCACAGCCACAGTGACTATGAAAAATGATGGCATCGCATGGACGATAACTGTGGTCTATGGACCTCAGCAAGATGCCCAGAAAATTGAGTTCATCACTGAGCTACAGGAAATAAAGCAACTGGTTATGTCACCTTGGCTGCTAATAGGAGATTTCAATCTAATCTATAAAACCTCAGACAAGAACAACAGCAGGCTAAATAGAAGTATGATGCAGAGGTTCAAAGGAACTTTAGACAGATTGGAGGTAAAGGAACTGCCTCTTTCAGGAAGGAAATTCACTTGGACACAAGAGTGTGATAACCCAACCCAATCAAAAATTGACCGTGCTTTTTGCTGTCCTGATTGGGATGTTCTTTTCGACTCAGCACAAATGTATGCCCTCTCTTCTTCCTGTTCAGACCACGCCCCCTTATTCATAACAGGCTGTGTGGAAAGAGAGCAAAATAACTCCTTCCGTTTCGAGTCCTTTTGGCTAAAGTTCCCAAACTTTCTTCAGATAACAGAGGAGTCCTGGAACAGACCTTTACAGACCACCAATCCTTTTGCACGAATTAATTTAAAGCTAAGAAGGCTTGCAAGAGATCTCAGAAGATGGAAATCAACCAAAATAGGAGACACGAGATTGCAGCTGGCAATTGCGAATGAAGTAATCTTTCAATTAGATGTTGCTCAAGAGGATAGAgttttgtcggatgaagaacaGTG
Above is a window of Oryza sativa Japonica Group chromosome 10, ASM3414082v1 DNA encoding:
- the LOC4348039 gene encoding LOW QUALITY PROTEIN: putative disease resistance protein RGA4 (The sequence of the model RefSeq protein was modified relative to this genomic sequence to represent the inferred CDS: inserted 1 base in 1 codon); translation: MAEVVIGPLVSMVKEKVSSYLLDQYKVMEGMEQQREILERKLPAILDVIEDAEEKGAFRPGVSAWLRALKKVAYEANDVFDEFKYEALRRDARKKGQFNMLGMDVVSLFPSYNPIMFRNKMGKKLQKIVGSIEVLVSEMNSFGFIHRQQAPPSNQWRQTDSIMADSEKDIIRRSRDEEKKKIVKILHNHASSNRDLLVLPIVGMAGLGKTTFVQLIYNEPEIKNHFELWRWCCVSDDFDVGNIANSICNSTEKDHEKALQDLQEAISGKRYLIVLDDVWNREADKWEKLKTCLKLGGKGSAILTTTRDSQVARIMITGVVEAYNLEKLGEEYTKEIIQTRAFSLAGSDELSEIVQKFVDRCQGSPLAAKAFGSMLSTKTSILEWKNIIAKSDICNEKTGILPILKLSYADLPSHMKQCFAFCAIFPKNYEINVENLIQLWMAHDFIPLEEKYHFETTSGEEIFKELAWRSFFQDVKQTPLVCSNNGDRVQLRYTTTCKIHDLMHDIALYVMGKECVTITDRSYRKELLSNRSTYHLLVSRHRTGDHFDDFLRKQSTTLRTLLYPTWNTYGSIHHLSKCISLRGLQLYEIKELPIRPIKLKHLRYLNLSENCDIKELPEDISILYHLQTLNVSHCIRLRRLPKDMKYMTSLRHLYTNGCKNLEYMPPDLGHLTSLQTLTYFVVGAISGCSTVRELQNLNLCGELELCGLENVSEAQASTVNIENKVKLTHLSLEWSNDHLVDEPDRQKKVLDALKPHDGLLMLRIAFYKGNXFSNLDDRSQCAAELGRALSSWLFNVRGISSILSFECPKSSLSHKFRQPCKPMQLHNIQFFSSTKRTSVTSFGEVGEMVGDGRRRSDISPA
- the LOC4348040 gene encoding uncharacterized protein, with amino-acid sequence MASVPSDLASRPDLGSCMVAATSEMERLKQLFTARSVVAWSDEGQKVEIGTFADDIRSAFRIHRSDIQITKFYPEDFFLTFVNHSDREEVLQEPRLVTRSGRVYHFKPWNERRNAEVIDVRFHARVCIEGIPMHARSEEVATKIIGCKSSVHYIEEYSRRRNYNRTFDLWIWSSDLSSSILKASSFSITRPDSEARATDVPFPELEPPRMPGILPQLFLLFPNLSHLICCPCHRIRGLCSCLKDTWILCSMRPRWEVPSTPLILPCLVLPLLCLFFQLLQTHRRHQLR